From the genome of bacterium, one region includes:
- a CDS encoding N-acetylmannosamine-6-phosphate 2-epimerase, translating into MYVLEKLKGGLIVSCQARPDEPFYGSQYMALFAKSAELGGAVGIRANTPADIQAIRQTVSLPIIGLYKIQTPGFDVYITPSKQAAEQVAAAGADIIAIDATLRSRASGESVKEIIEYIHRTLNKLVMADISTLEEGVAAEQSGADMVSTTLSGYTSYSPQQDEPDLALVKQLVAHVKIPVIAEGRIHTPEELVTAFEYGAYAAVIGGAITRPHVITARFVNAIQKRIQR; encoded by the coding sequence ATGTATGTGTTAGAGAAGTTGAAGGGAGGACTGATTGTTTCCTGCCAGGCGCGACCGGATGAACCGTTCTATGGTTCGCAATATATGGCGTTATTTGCGAAATCCGCTGAACTCGGTGGTGCAGTCGGAATCAGAGCAAATACACCAGCAGATATCCAGGCAATCCGGCAAACAGTTTCGCTACCGATAATCGGTCTCTATAAAATCCAAACTCCCGGGTTTGACGTCTATATCACTCCTTCGAAACAAGCAGCGGAACAGGTCGCTGCCGCCGGTGCAGATATTATTGCGATCGATGCGACGTTACGCTCCCGTGCAAGTGGTGAATCGGTTAAAGAAATTATTGAGTATATCCATCGAACGCTGAACAAACTCGTTATGGCAGATATTTCGACTCTCGAAGAAGGAGTTGCTGCGGAACAATCTGGTGCAGATATGGTAAGTACTACGCTTTCTGGATATACTTCATATAGTCCACAACAAGATGAACCGGATTTAGCGCTGGTTAAACAATTGGTAGCGCACGTAAAAATTCCGGTTATTGCGGAAGGAAGAATTCATACTCCAGAAGAATTAGTTACGGCATTTGAATATGGGGCGTATGCGGCGGTAATTGGCGGAGCGATAACGCGACCGCATGTGATTACCGCACGGTTTGTTAATGCAATACAAAAAAGAATACAACGATAA
- a CDS encoding Gfo/Idh/MocA family oxidoreductase — protein MSELKVGIIGLDTSHSIEFTRRLQAPDCAPEHKVNGMRVVTCLRFPSAFQSEPDQDKRQQILENWGVKVTRNLQEAVAGVEVLMLEINDPELHLEYFKQIVRFSKPIFVDKPPADTVAHAQEIGRLASENNVRIFSASSLRFAPEVLRIANEIPDSRICVSIGCLGKAPKGSSVVWYGVHAVEMVQQVLGVGAKKVVAYQDTLGIVAIIEYTNNRRGVIQLTENDYQYAIMAQDAKTKQYYNVDTSRLYTDLLIRIRDFFNGGKEPVAWKESVEVQAILNAIDESVTAGKETIIKI, from the coding sequence ATGTCTGAATTAAAAGTTGGTATAATTGGGTTAGATACCAGCCATAGTATTGAGTTTACCCGAAGATTGCAAGCGCCGGATTGCGCGCCTGAACATAAAGTTAATGGAATGAGAGTCGTTACTTGCTTACGGTTTCCGTCAGCGTTCCAATCCGAACCCGACCAGGATAAACGGCAACAGATTCTCGAAAACTGGGGAGTTAAAGTTACCCGGAATCTGCAGGAAGCGGTCGCTGGCGTTGAGGTTTTAATGCTCGAAATTAACGATCCGGAACTGCATCTGGAATATTTCAAACAAATCGTCAGGTTTAGCAAACCGATTTTTGTGGATAAACCGCCAGCGGATACGGTTGCGCATGCACAGGAAATTGGGCGGTTAGCGAGCGAGAACAATGTGCGGATATTCAGTGCGTCATCGCTACGGTTTGCGCCGGAAGTTCTCCGAATAGCGAACGAAATACCGGATTCGAGAATCTGTGTATCCATCGGTTGTTTAGGGAAAGCGCCGAAAGGGAGTTCGGTAGTCTGGTATGGAGTTCATGCGGTTGAGATGGTACAGCAGGTGCTTGGAGTAGGTGCAAAAAAAGTCGTTGCCTATCAAGATACGCTCGGAATCGTTGCGATCATCGAATATACCAATAATCGGCGGGGCGTAATTCAGCTGACGGAAAATGATTATCAATATGCCATCATGGCGCAGGATGCGAAAACTAAACAATATTATAATGTGGATACCTCACGGTTATATACCGATTTATTAATCCGAATCCGGGATTTCTTTAATGGCGGGAAAGAACCGGTCGCTTGGAAGGAATCCGTTGAAGTCCAAGCGATTTTGAATGCTATAGACGAATCGGTTACCGCTGGGAAAGAAACGATAATCAAAATTTAG
- a CDS encoding DUF2238 domain-containing protein — translation MKQDKPFIIMLIIAGMFFIWSAINPFDYAVWLFELALGLIGIGILIVIYNRFRFSGLVYIWVGIHFAVLAIGAKYTYAEMPVFNWLRDTFHLARNHYDRVGHFMQGFVPALIVREVLLRKTPLKPGGWLGFICIAVCLAISAFYELLEWWMVVVFYPQEGAEWLGMQGDIFDAQKDMLMALIGATLAIVLLSKAHDQSMERVRQKEAVR, via the coding sequence ATGAAACAGGATAAACCGTTCATAATAATGCTGATAATTGCAGGAATGTTTTTCATCTGGTCTGCAATTAACCCGTTCGATTATGCCGTATGGCTTTTTGAACTAGCTTTAGGATTAATCGGTATAGGGATTCTTATAGTCATTTACAACCGATTCCGATTCTCTGGATTAGTCTATATCTGGGTCGGAATTCATTTTGCAGTACTCGCAATCGGCGCGAAATATACCTATGCGGAAATGCCGGTATTCAATTGGTTACGGGATACGTTCCATCTTGCGCGGAACCATTACGATCGAGTCGGGCATTTCATGCAAGGGTTTGTTCCAGCGCTCATCGTTCGGGAAGTGCTTCTACGGAAAACACCTCTGAAACCTGGCGGTTGGCTCGGATTCATTTGCATTGCGGTCTGTCTAGCTATCAGCGCATTCTATGAGTTATTGGAATGGTGGATGGTAGTAGTTTTCTATCCGCAAGAAGGAGCGGAATGGCTCGGAATGCAAGGAGATATTTTTGATGCGCAAAAAGATATGCTGATGGCGTTGATCGGAGCAACATTAGCGATAGTTCTCCTATCAAAAGCGCATGACCAATCCATGGAAAGAGTTAGACAAAAAGAAGCGGTCAGATAA
- a CDS encoding cytidine deaminase, with protein sequence MQWDKLIHAAQQVRKNAYAPYSQFNVGAALVTSSGKIYTGCNVENASFGLTICAERNAIAAAVANGEKKITAIAIVADTEELTPPCGACRQVIYEFGKNAAVMLANLKGKKKIFRITELLCEPFNFHKKTKR encoded by the coding sequence ATGCAGTGGGATAAGCTGATTCATGCAGCGCAACAAGTCAGAAAAAATGCCTATGCACCATATTCGCAGTTCAACGTTGGTGCCGCGCTGGTAACTTCATCCGGGAAGATATATACTGGTTGTAATGTCGAAAATGCGTCGTTCGGATTAACTATTTGTGCGGAACGGAACGCTATCGCAGCAGCAGTCGCGAATGGCGAAAAGAAGATTACGGCAATTGCGATTGTTGCGGATACCGAGGAATTAACACCTCCTTGTGGTGCATGCCGGCAGGTAATCTATGAATTCGGAAAAAATGCAGCGGTTATGCTCGCGAACTTGAAAGGGAAAAAGAAAATATTCCGAATAACCGAGTTACTCTGCGAACCATTTAACTTTCATAAGAAAACGAAACGTTAA